A genomic region of Colletes latitarsis isolate SP2378_abdomen chromosome 7, iyColLati1, whole genome shotgun sequence contains the following coding sequences:
- the Nes gene encoding lysophosphatidylcholine acyltransferase 3 protein nessy — MSTSILLSISEALNVSEAAVRLLISILLGLPIALLHRYTLYGKNPVYQHLFCTSCGLLTCYWNYGFNTIHSAAALCLTYFVMKFLGGTSSCVFITFVINMSYLLYGYYTTSTSDYDIKWTMPQCVLTLRLIGLAFNLLDGKSSEEKLSGLQKQVALKTQPTFLEVAAFTYFPGSFLVGPQFSMKRYLDYVNGRLMGDNFNKAHLPDCVIPGILRMCMGFVYIVLFQLGSMFITDQYLLSSEFQEHTFLKRLLFIGIWGQISLYKYICCWLLTEGVCIIFGLTYNGKDEKGRALWNGCENIKLLTFETATRFNHYIMSFNINTNNWCAEYIYKRMKFLGHKLYSQFATLLFLAVWHGLHSGYYICFFLEFIIMYAEKDLTEILGKQEKLQGLLKSHPTLRILFWIVTKIYTFVFMGYCLVSFVLLSYSRYHHVYSSVYYCGHVIYLCYPIISILIKKLLLKKSSNKLKSTNEFVRKSSWDKQKIQEKHQTSTYFNIFC; from the exons ATGTCTACGAGTATATTGTTGAGTATTTCGGAAGCTTTAAATGTATCCGAGGCCGCAGTTCGTCTTCTTATCTCCATTTTACTTG GATTACCCATCGCCCTTCTTCACAGGTATACGCTGTATGGAAAAAATCCAGTTTATCAGCATTTATTTTGCACAAGTTGCGGGCTTTTGACCTGCTACTGGAATTACG GGTTTAATACGATTCATTCAGCAGCAGCATTATGCttgacatattttgtcatgaaaTTTCTTGGTGGTACTTCCTCGTGCGTTTTCATCACGTTCGTCATCAATATGTCCTATCTTTTATACG GATATTACACAACTAGTACATCCGATTACGATATAAAATGGACTATGCCCCAGTGCGTGTTAACTCTGCGGTTAATTGGTCTTGCATTCAATTTATTGGACGGCAAAAGTTCCGAA GAAAAATTATCTGGTTTGCAAAAACAAGTGGCTTTGAAAACGCAACCGACATTTCTGGAGGTTGCAGCATTTACATATTTTCCAGGGTCATTTCTAGTTGGACCACAATTTAGTATGAAAAGGTACCTGGACTACGTAAATGGACGACTTATGGGCGAC AATTTTAACAAAGCTCATTTACCGGATTGTGTAATTCCTGGTATTTTACGAATGTGTATGGGATTCGTATACATCGTTCTTTTCCAATTGGGATCCATGTTCATCACAGATCAGTATTTGCTAAGTTCAGAATTCCAGGAACACACTTTCTTAAAACGACTTCTTTTCATTGGAATTTGGGGTCAAATaagtctttataaatatatttgctgCTGGTTGCTCACTGAAGGG GTCTGCATAATCTTTGGTTTAACATATAATGGAAAAGATGAGAAAGGTCGAGCTCTGTGGAATGGTTGTGAAAATATAAAGTTGCTAACTTTTGAAACAGCAACTCGATTTAATCATTATATTATGTCATTTAATATAAACACCAATAATTGGTGTGCAGAGTACATTTATAAGAGGATGAAATTTTTGGGACATAAATTGTACAGTCAGTTTGCCACGTTACTTTTTCTCGCAGTATGGCATGGATTACATTCGGGATATTACATATGTTTCTTTCTTGAGTTTATTATAATGTATGCAGAGAAAGAT TTGACTGAAATATTGGGGAAACAGGAGAAATTACAAGGCTTATTAAAATCTCATCCCACACTTCGAATTTTGTTCTGGATAGTTACAAAAATCTACACATTTGTTTTTATGGGCTACTGTCTTGTTTCTTTCGTTTTGTTATCGTATTCTCGTTACCATCATGTTTATTCTTCAGTTTACTACTGCGGTCATGTAATATATCTGTGTTATCCAATTATTTCTATATTAATCAAAAAATTACTTCTTAAAAAGTCTTCAAACAAATTGAAATCAACGAATGAATTTGTAAG